The bacterium genome includes a window with the following:
- a CDS encoding caspase family protein, protein MKYWLTFILFIISFSAHAAIKKFAIIAGNNTGGYGKAALQYAEKDATSVYQVLTSLGDFNQNNVVFLRNQDAIALNDSFSVLSKNIKKSTESGDEVVFFFYYSGHADNNTLRLGDSVFPSDKLKNLIKTVPAQVKIAVIDSCHSGSFTQTKGGTKAAPFEVVVDDQLKVSGDVFITSSTELETSQESDELSGSYFTHYFTAGLKGAADSDHDNRISLYEAYQYAYTHTVRHSAEAIGPIQHPTFLYELKGKGDIILADLTSKSSYLLFPPPLKGTFYIYDRNSQWMVGEFDKESAQNMKFAVSPGRFSIKQKDGTLFYEKDFDVIDGQSLTISMTDAIKKPLTQGAFKRTLQYSYASSAKAGEKVILQKGTIIKVRLLENLSSKTSYIGEKIHMEAATDVQINNKVVIRENAQAIGEILDVGKGLKIPPFPNRKGMLIISIRFVEAVDGTMVPLSSMYAKKGKGGRLQNAKYIRGTEFDAFVDETTTLNIP, encoded by the coding sequence ATAACACAGGAGGTTATGGCAAAGCAGCCCTGCAATACGCCGAAAAAGATGCCACCAGTGTTTACCAGGTACTCACAAGCCTGGGTGACTTTAATCAAAACAATGTGGTTTTTTTAAGAAACCAAGACGCCATTGCCTTAAACGATTCATTTAGTGTCCTGTCTAAAAACATCAAAAAAAGCACAGAGTCGGGAGATGAAGTTGTTTTTTTCTTTTACTACTCAGGCCATGCCGATAATAACACTCTGCGTTTAGGCGATAGCGTTTTCCCTAGCGATAAACTTAAAAATTTAATTAAAACCGTACCGGCTCAGGTAAAAATTGCTGTTATCGATTCGTGCCATAGCGGCAGTTTTACGCAAACAAAGGGAGGCACCAAAGCCGCTCCCTTTGAAGTGGTGGTGGATGATCAACTTAAAGTTTCGGGCGATGTTTTTATCACTTCCAGCACCGAACTTGAAACCTCGCAGGAATCGGACGAGCTGTCTGGATCTTATTTTACACACTATTTTACGGCTGGTTTAAAAGGAGCGGCCGATAGTGATCATGATAACCGCATTTCACTGTATGAAGCCTATCAATATGCCTACACACACACGGTACGTCATTCGGCCGAAGCTATAGGTCCCATTCAGCATCCCACGTTTTTGTACGAGCTTAAAGGCAAAGGCGATATTATTTTGGCCGATTTAACAAGCAAATCTTCTTATCTGTTATTTCCACCACCTCTTAAAGGCACTTTTTATATTTACGACCGTAACAGTCAATGGATGGTGGGTGAATTTGATAAAGAATCTGCGCAAAATATGAAATTTGCAGTTTCTCCCGGACGCTTTTCTATTAAACAAAAAGATGGAACTTTGTTTTACGAAAAAGATTTTGATGTGATTGATGGGCAAAGCTTAACAATAAGTATGACAGATGCCATTAAAAAACCGCTCACTCAGGGCGCCTTTAAACGCACACTTCAGTATAGTTATGCTTCGTCGGCTAAGGCTGGTGAAAAAGTTATTTTGCAAAAAGGCACCATTATCAAAGTTCGTTTGCTGGAAAATTTAAGCTCTAAAACCAGTTATATTGGTGAAAAAATTCACATGGAAGCAGCCACCGATGTACAAATCAACAATAAAGTGGTGATTCGTGAAAATGCACAGGCTATTGGTGAAATTTTAGACGTAGGTAAAGGCTTAAAAATTCCTCCTTTCCCCAACAGAAAAGGCATGCTCATCATCTCCATCCGCTTTGTAGAAGCTGTAGATGGCACCATGGTCCCGCTGTCCTCCATGTATGCCAAAAAAGGCAAGGGCGGCCGTTTGCAAAATGCAAAATACATCCGCGGCACCGAGTTTGATGCGTTTGTGGATGAAACAACTACACTCAATATCCCCTAA
- a CDS encoding TetR/AcrR family transcriptional regulator, giving the protein MPRKKETPKALETKEALFECAMQLFLEKGFEKTTMRELAAKADMALGATYYHFESKEAIVLEFYHRNLGVMGQLVNSLVNQSTSFETRFKNLMRAQFDFALPYRKVFPVLAGLSTNPTHPLSPFSTQTQPIREASIANIEKLITGSDIVFFDELKPHLPTLFWLYHMGLIFFWIYDNSPDQQKTLRLLDKSFGMIESLLKLSKNPLLGSIRKNILALLGELLPFSNGS; this is encoded by the coding sequence ATGCCTCGTAAAAAAGAAACACCCAAAGCACTTGAAACCAAAGAAGCACTGTTTGAATGTGCCATGCAGCTTTTTTTGGAAAAAGGCTTTGAAAAAACCACCATGCGTGAGCTGGCCGCTAAAGCGGACATGGCCTTGGGGGCCACCTATTATCATTTTGAGTCTAAAGAGGCCATTGTGCTGGAATTTTACCACCGCAATTTGGGTGTGATGGGGCAATTGGTCAATTCACTGGTGAATCAGAGCACAAGCTTTGAAACACGCTTTAAAAACTTGATGCGGGCGCAATTTGATTTTGCACTCCCTTACCGTAAAGTATTTCCGGTACTAGCCGGGCTTTCCACTAACCCCACACACCCGCTCTCGCCCTTTAGCACTCAAACGCAACCTATCCGCGAGGCTAGCATTGCCAATATTGAAAAACTCATTACCGGTAGCGACATTGTATTTTTTGATGAACTCAAACCTCATTTACCCACTCTCTTTTGGCTCTACCACATGGGGCTCATCTTTTTTTGGATTTACGACAATTCGCCCGATCAGCAAAAAACATTAAGACTCTTAGACAAAAGCTTTGGCATGATTGAATCCCTCTTAAAATTAAGCAAAAATCCACTCTTAGGCAGCATTCGCAAAAATATTTTAGCCCTGTTAGGCGAACTGTTGCCGTTCTCAAATGGGTCTTAA
- a CDS encoding DUF1003 domain-containing protein: MSFLDTELLKQASLFSSLADKEIKELAFLFMESVCSEGETLFEFGDTGDTLYLLVSGHVELSVRDHTGQKVILKVANPGDLFGELSLMDGGPRTATATALEDCVLASLTHDNFIAFLQRKPEAALDLLSVLAGQIRQANDLVRGRVARNANDEAIEDFTRGQKLANFISDFSGSMPFLFLNALFFTAWVIVNLDLIPGIPAFDPYPFGFLTMAVSLEAIFLSIFVLLSQNIQAAKDKIRSDIEYEVNLKAELEITYLHEKVDRMNDEILKLLRKKK, from the coding sequence ATGTCTTTTTTAGATACCGAATTATTAAAACAAGCCTCTCTCTTTTCGTCACTGGCCGATAAAGAAATTAAGGAACTCGCTTTTTTGTTTATGGAAAGCGTGTGCAGCGAGGGCGAAACTTTATTTGAATTTGGCGATACTGGCGATACGCTTTACCTCCTTGTGAGTGGCCATGTAGAATTATCGGTACGTGACCACACGGGGCAAAAAGTAATTTTAAAAGTAGCTAATCCCGGCGATTTATTTGGTGAGCTCTCTCTCATGGACGGCGGCCCCCGCACAGCCACAGCTACGGCACTGGAAGATTGTGTATTAGCTTCCCTCACGCATGATAACTTTATTGCTTTTTTACAACGAAAACCCGAAGCCGCACTCGATTTATTATCGGTACTTGCCGGTCAAATCCGTCAGGCCAACGATTTAGTACGCGGCCGTGTGGCCCGCAATGCCAACGATGAAGCCATCGAAGACTTTACACGCGGCCAAAAACTGGCCAATTTTATCTCCGATTTTAGTGGCAGCATGCCGTTTCTATTTCTTAATGCCCTCTTTTTTACAGCATGGGTAATAGTAAATCTGGACCTCATCCCTGGCATTCCGGCGTTTGACCCCTATCCGTTTGGTTTTCTCACCATGGCCGTATCGCTAGAGGCCATCTTTTTAAGCATCTTTGTACTCCTCTCACAAAATATTCAGGCCGCTAAAGATAAAATTAGAAGTGATATTGAATACGAAGTAAATTTAAAAGCCGAACTGGAAATCACTTACCTGCACGAAAAAGTAGACCGCATGAATGATGAAATTCTTAAGCTGTTGCGCAAAAAGAAATAA